In one window of Paraburkholderia sp. PREW-6R DNA:
- a CDS encoding ATP-binding protein, with protein MSLQVSRPVDPSLHPLVTGNYRIATPAIESFYELVVSCLRYRVTGALIYGAPRIGKTRSIEYVRLLLAREYPKVTSYHARCEHKPRHAEGPFFSNLLEAVGDHDPNAGTNPAKRMRLSLRIREAAARAGSGTVLLFCDEAQRYNENEYEWLRDVHDALDRQQIKLFTFLVGQQELLAQKSALQIAGKTQIVARLMVEELAFHGIRNAEDVATCLNGYDQTAYPEGTQWSFTRFYLPQAFDAGYRLVSDAALLWNAFEAAHHKATLPGRLEIPMESFARAVEIVLKDSELRDAPGYCPGASLWAHAVRHSGYVQSRHATGRVLVHA; from the coding sequence ATGTCGCTTCAGGTCTCGCGTCCAGTCGATCCGTCGCTGCACCCGCTCGTCACTGGAAACTACCGGATTGCCACACCGGCTATCGAATCATTCTACGAACTCGTCGTGAGCTGTCTTCGCTACCGTGTGACGGGCGCACTCATTTACGGCGCTCCGAGGATCGGCAAGACGCGTTCGATAGAATACGTGCGCCTGCTGCTTGCCAGGGAATATCCCAAAGTGACGAGCTATCACGCGCGGTGCGAGCACAAGCCGCGGCACGCTGAAGGGCCATTCTTTTCAAACCTGCTGGAAGCTGTTGGCGATCATGATCCGAACGCGGGCACCAACCCCGCGAAACGCATGCGACTATCGTTGCGGATCCGGGAAGCGGCTGCTCGCGCTGGCAGCGGGACGGTTCTGCTCTTTTGTGATGAGGCGCAACGCTACAACGAAAACGAATACGAGTGGCTGAGGGATGTACACGACGCACTCGACCGCCAGCAGATCAAGCTGTTCACGTTCCTCGTTGGTCAGCAGGAGCTGCTCGCCCAGAAGAGCGCGCTGCAGATCGCCGGCAAGACGCAGATCGTCGCGCGCCTGATGGTCGAAGAACTTGCCTTCCATGGCATCCGCAATGCCGAAGATGTCGCCACGTGTCTGAACGGGTACGACCAGACTGCCTATCCGGAGGGCACGCAGTGGAGCTTCACGAGGTTTTACCTGCCTCAGGCGTTCGATGCAGGTTATCGACTTGTCAGCGATGCGGCCCTACTCTGGAATGCCTTCGAGGCCGCGCACCACAAGGCGACCCTGCCAGGCCGTCTCGAAATACCTATGGAATCGTTTGCGCGGGCCGTCGAGATCGTGCTCAAGGATAGCGAACTCAGGGATGCTCCGGGGTATTGTCCGGGTGCCTCGTTATGGGCCCACGCTGTGCGGCACTCCGGCTATGTCCAGTCGCGCCATGCAACCGGCCGTGTGCTCGTCCATGCGTAA
- a CDS encoding hemagglutinin repeat-containing protein — MNNRCYRLVFSKLRGMLVAVSETATTHGNSGHGESGPAVALQSFTLFPMRHAAFAALVLFGLAPAVSEAQIVPSGAHAPNVITTANGLPQVNVTKPSGAGVSLNTYSQFDVQKNGTILNNSPVITGTQLAGQISGNPNFGPNDAAKIIVNQVNSNNPSQLRGYVEVAGRKADVVISNGSGIVVDGGGFINTARGILTTGNPLFDGSGNLTGFSVTGGLITVQGAGLNASNIDEVDLLSRALEVNAAIYGGNTLHVVTGANSIDYTSLVPTPIAGSGPAPGVAIDVSQLGGMYSNRIVLVGTENGVGVANAGIIAAQAGDLILTSAGQLVQSGKVNASGNVGISATGVTNTGTVYAEGNTAIGTAGAVTNSGTVAAQQNTSITAGSIASTGTLGAGVNGDGSVGGSGDLLLSTSGQLDATGLNVAGGNATLTGSGVNLAGSETAANGNLSLAAYAGDVNLTGATTSAGGAVNAQASGALVNDSGSLTAGSGITLNTGSISNQHGEVSSQGALVAQTSGPIANQNGQMVSQGAMQVSSGGAIANSAGVMQGAAGVLVAGSSLDNTAGRITSLSSDGLSVTTTGQLLNAAGTTAGGAQGGVIGGNGAVTLQGGSVVNHGVVSAQTDLKVDTQSLNNDSGALQAQNNATINAGAQLTNNGGAIVAGEVASLSATTLDNSGGVTQAAQLSLNATNLLNHAGSLTQTGTSAMNVAVSGTLDNSAGGTIQTNSTNLDLAPATLINDNATITHAGTGTLTIEAGNGTGMLSNVNGKIQGNGEVVAQAGAFNNTQGQVVGQNGLTATVSGALNNTDGKLLSNADLSLTSGTLANDGGQAGAGANETIHAGSVTNNGGVFVAPNLSITTDGTFDNSGGETQANQLALSAADLLNHGGTITQFGASPMALDVSDTLDNSANGVIQANSTDLTLAPASLINDNGGTITHAGTGTLTIDPGNGSGSFSNAGGQVLTAGQLQVTAGSVNNQAGALAAQGAISANVAGGVNNNQGVVRSLSSIDLASGGALTNVNGQIQSGTGSPGDTSTLGLQAASIDSTNGLIGNLGTGDTTVQGGSQIVNSNGLIAGNGAVKLNASSISNTQNGQVAGAAVSIQTGTLDDTAGKMGTFGGSGGDVVITATGAVSNTNGRIGADHDLLISAATLTGGGAYSAANDVTANLQGDFAPTSAMQFTAGHDLTFTLPGTFSNSATLQAVDNLNVNANDINNSGAMMAGGTVSTHSNTLENSGAIVGSSASLNATTRISNVGPTALIGATDSNGLLELLAPDIENRDDTTATDTQATTAIFGLGRVVLAGGKDANGNYTNANLIDNVSALIQSSADMAMYSNQVTNTRRVMTTDGAYTEAVDPSIIEQLGISLSGCTAAYMAACGPGNPQVMGIQFDPTASNYDPAVIAALQAGPGGMPTNPPHGGQWNSTYQYTTYTGVALGNLITAISPKAQIMSGGNLDLSNVGLFQNYWSAVAAVGNIAMPASLDANSWAGQLAPGVQVTYSGQYHYDNYDNSEYNWQLPFGNATFVTSNPGGYQVAPADVKVYGLPAYESTWGAGGTISGNGVSINNTAGNAGIPSLGLVNGQSISGVNVGSVSGSANGTKSGSASVQGNATQVDPVIAHATAVSVLSNLSVPQGGLFSRDTAPNAPYLIESNPAFTSAKSFISSDYYLQQLGLNPQTVEKRLGDGLYEQQLVQNQITSLTGKAVLGPYTDTQSMYESLMAAGASLSESLNLPLGMALSPAQVAALTTNVVIMQTEIVDGHSVLVPVVYLAQASQQNMNGPLITATDIDLQNAQTFTNSGTMQASNSLTINGKSIDNAFGTLQSGGLMSLTTTGDVNFTSATVNAGSLALNAGGNLLLNTATNTVNQVSATGATRTTTTLGPIANLNVKGDAAIVTGGNVEQNGANLNVGGNLGMAVGGNYDIGTVQTGEQKVVHGANGVSDTNINSATGSSVNVGGISQIGVGGNLTATGANINLAGGGIVAAKGDVTLQAATTTSTVDSSSAGSDHHGSYSASMHTSDDTLTATTLKAGNSLIVASGNDINVAGSTISLAQGAATLAATNNVNIGAATETRVDNSQEQHSHSNVVSGKEVSSSSDTTTTISQGSLISADSVAISSGKDINVAGSAIVGTNDVALSAAHDVNITTSQDTMQSSSSYQEKDSGLGASGLSVTVGTRQTATTDQQSSVTNNASVIGSSTGNVSITAGHNVGISGSEVVAGGDVALTGQNVAVNAAYDTYKDNQTQQTSQSGLSVGLGGGLLSLGQQMASTVRQGVQSGDSRLTAVQGVAAAEMAYQNRGAIGNAASGLANGDASAATQGVQLQISVGSSHSSSNSSTSITTAKGSSIIGNGNVTVTATGAPDANGNAQAGTGDITMTGATVTGKNVTLDANNAITLQSAQSTETDTSSNSSSGWNAGVGIGVGKSTGISVFANGQNSHGQGNGSSVTQDNTTIAAGDTLTMKSGGDTTLAGAQLSGNTAKVDVGGNLTMTSLQDTSTYSSNQHSSGASGTLTFGYGSNVDASISHTGIDSNYASVNQQTGIVAGTGGFDVNVAGHTQLNGAEIASAAPAANNSLTTGSLGFTDVQNTMSYSGSTQGFSLSGGPSFAQTSDSASGTTHAAVSPGTITVKSDQQSGTDSTAGLSRDTANANQTVQNTFNLQQVQNNLAFAQAFGKTATYAAGQIADQLENNNPAFAEGGAARDAMHAAVAAIGAALGGGNIAGAVGGSLAGDALQSLAQPIIEQAVALVPVEDQTALRNALNQVVSAAGGAAGGALAGGGSSGAIAGAGSASNNEVFNRELDQSEAQKLKQSQAGQTPEEQYKLAAAECALVHCADGVPSSDPQAATLQQMQDDGEKFTAEQAQLKAAGAFDGYDTFGDALVDAYSKSQTMNRVNGAVQGVLGAAGAAALVAAGCETGVACGVAVTGAVTALDYSKAGFTEATTGILTPTYGEQALQSLGLSPGSAALAYAGLSLGTAAGSTALANQAAATSNAEALAAQINNFYRDGASPELLTQAYNQAALSSTHNASSSEVILGPYVAGSASSYDAVAQAQGATYFSMSDWSSVQSQLGAQNMWNINQAFLDQQIAEGKSFAFTIDPTAARASSYTEMEVQYLQSKGYSFKQGEGGLYYATKK, encoded by the coding sequence ATGAATAATCGCTGTTATCGGCTTGTTTTCAGCAAGCTCCGGGGTATGCTCGTCGCCGTTTCGGAAACGGCAACCACGCACGGGAATTCCGGTCACGGCGAAAGCGGCCCAGCGGTCGCACTGCAATCCTTCACGCTCTTCCCAATGCGTCATGCAGCGTTTGCTGCGCTCGTTCTCTTTGGTCTCGCGCCAGCGGTCTCGGAAGCGCAGATTGTGCCGTCCGGCGCGCACGCACCAAACGTAATCACTACGGCGAACGGGCTTCCGCAAGTGAACGTTACCAAGCCCTCCGGGGCTGGTGTGTCACTTAACACATATTCACAGTTCGACGTCCAGAAAAACGGAACCATTCTCAATAATTCGCCCGTTATAACAGGCACGCAACTGGCCGGGCAAATATCGGGGAATCCGAATTTTGGTCCGAATGACGCGGCGAAGATTATCGTCAATCAGGTCAACAGCAACAACCCGTCGCAACTCAGAGGTTACGTTGAAGTTGCAGGCAGGAAAGCCGATGTCGTCATTTCTAACGGGTCGGGGATCGTGGTCGATGGCGGCGGATTTATCAACACTGCACGTGGCATTTTAACGACCGGCAATCCGCTTTTCGATGGCAGCGGGAATCTGACGGGCTTCAGTGTAACGGGCGGTCTGATTACTGTCCAGGGCGCGGGCCTGAACGCGTCGAATATTGATGAAGTTGATCTGTTGTCCAGAGCCCTCGAAGTCAATGCGGCCATTTACGGCGGCAATACGCTTCACGTCGTGACGGGCGCTAACAGCATCGATTACACGAGCCTCGTTCCCACGCCCATTGCAGGTAGCGGACCCGCACCCGGTGTCGCCATCGACGTATCGCAACTGGGGGGTATGTACAGTAACCGTATCGTGTTGGTTGGCACGGAAAACGGCGTGGGGGTCGCGAACGCAGGCATCATTGCCGCGCAGGCGGGCGACCTCATCCTCACAAGTGCTGGTCAGCTTGTGCAGTCCGGCAAGGTGAATGCGAGCGGCAATGTCGGAATCAGTGCGACGGGGGTCACGAATACGGGCACCGTCTACGCCGAGGGTAATACCGCGATTGGTACGGCGGGAGCGGTCACGAACAGCGGGACAGTTGCCGCCCAGCAAAATACGTCGATCACAGCAGGCAGTATCGCATCGACCGGCACACTCGGTGCGGGTGTGAATGGCGACGGCTCGGTGGGCGGCAGCGGCGACCTGCTGCTCTCCACATCCGGCCAGCTTGACGCTACCGGCCTGAACGTGGCGGGCGGCAACGCGACGCTGACAGGTAGCGGCGTGAATCTCGCGGGCAGCGAGACGGCAGCGAACGGCAACCTGTCGCTGGCAGCCTATGCCGGTGACGTGAACCTTACCGGAGCGACCACGAGCGCCGGGGGCGCCGTGAACGCACAGGCGAGCGGCGCACTGGTCAACGACAGCGGTTCGCTTACCGCAGGCAGCGGTATCACGCTGAATACGGGCAGCATCTCGAACCAGCACGGCGAGGTGTCCTCACAGGGTGCGCTCGTCGCGCAGACCTCCGGGCCGATTGCGAACCAGAATGGCCAGATGGTGTCGCAGGGCGCGATGCAGGTCAGCAGCGGCGGTGCCATTGCGAATAGCGCGGGCGTGATGCAGGGCGCTGCCGGCGTGTTGGTAGCCGGCTCGTCACTGGACAATACGGCGGGCCGTATCACCTCCCTCTCCAGCGACGGGCTCTCGGTCACGACCACCGGACAGCTACTGAATGCAGCGGGAACCACGGCAGGCGGCGCACAAGGTGGTGTAATCGGCGGCAATGGCGCCGTGACGTTGCAGGGCGGGAGCGTTGTCAACCACGGCGTGGTCAGCGCACAGACGGACCTCAAGGTTGACACGCAGTCCCTGAACAACGACTCGGGCGCGCTTCAGGCCCAGAACAATGCAACCATCAACGCCGGAGCGCAGCTCACCAACAATGGTGGCGCCATTGTTGCGGGCGAGGTAGCAAGCCTGAGCGCCACGACGCTGGATAACAGCGGCGGCGTCACCCAGGCCGCGCAGCTGTCGCTCAACGCGACGAACCTGCTCAATCACGCCGGGAGCCTTACCCAGACGGGGACGTCAGCAATGAACGTGGCCGTTTCGGGAACGCTGGACAATTCGGCGGGCGGGACGATCCAGACGAACAGCACGAACCTCGATCTCGCTCCGGCCACGCTCATCAACGACAACGCCACCATCACGCACGCCGGCACCGGCACGCTGACGATTGAAGCTGGCAATGGCACAGGCATGCTGTCAAACGTCAACGGCAAGATTCAGGGCAACGGCGAAGTGGTTGCCCAGGCCGGCGCATTCAACAACACCCAGGGCCAGGTCGTCGGTCAAAACGGCCTCACCGCGACCGTGAGCGGCGCGCTCAACAACACAGACGGCAAACTGCTGTCGAATGCGGACCTGAGCCTCACGAGCGGCACGCTGGCCAATGATGGCGGCCAAGCCGGCGCGGGTGCGAACGAAACGATCCATGCTGGCTCAGTCACGAACAACGGCGGTGTTTTTGTCGCGCCGAACCTGTCGATCACGACAGATGGTACGTTCGATAACAGTGGCGGCGAAACGCAGGCCAACCAGCTTGCCTTGTCGGCCGCTGACCTGCTGAACCACGGCGGCACCATTACGCAGTTTGGCGCATCACCGATGGCACTTGATGTCAGCGATACGCTGGACAATTCCGCGAATGGTGTCATCCAGGCCAACAGTACGGACCTCACGCTCGCCCCTGCCAGTCTCATCAACGACAATGGCGGTACGATCACGCACGCGGGGACTGGCACGCTCACGATTGATCCGGGCAATGGTTCAGGTTCCTTCTCGAATGCGGGCGGCCAGGTCCTCACGGCGGGGCAGCTTCAGGTCACGGCTGGCAGCGTCAACAATCAGGCGGGAGCACTCGCGGCACAGGGGGCCATCTCGGCAAACGTTGCGGGGGGCGTGAACAACAACCAGGGCGTTGTGCGATCGCTGTCCTCGATCGACCTCGCGAGCGGCGGAGCGCTGACGAACGTGAACGGGCAAATCCAGTCCGGCACGGGTTCGCCCGGCGACACCAGCACACTCGGTCTTCAGGCCGCGTCGATTGATTCCACAAATGGCCTCATCGGCAACCTCGGCACGGGCGATACCACCGTGCAGGGCGGCAGCCAGATCGTCAACAGTAACGGGCTGATTGCGGGTAACGGGGCCGTGAAGCTCAACGCGTCGTCCATCTCGAACACGCAGAACGGCCAGGTGGCCGGCGCGGCCGTTTCGATCCAGACGGGCACGCTCGATGACACGGCCGGCAAGATGGGCACCTTTGGCGGTTCGGGTGGTGATGTCGTTATTACGGCCACGGGGGCTGTGTCGAATACCAACGGCCGGATCGGCGCCGATCATGACCTGCTGATCAGTGCCGCAACGCTCACGGGTGGAGGCGCATACAGCGCAGCCAATGACGTGACGGCAAACCTGCAGGGTGACTTCGCGCCGACGTCGGCCATGCAGTTCACGGCCGGTCACGATCTCACCTTTACCCTGCCGGGCACATTCAGCAATTCCGCCACGCTCCAGGCGGTCGATAACCTGAATGTCAACGCGAACGACATCAACAACAGCGGCGCCATGATGGCGGGCGGTACCGTCTCAACGCACTCGAACACGCTCGAAAACTCGGGCGCGATTGTGGGCAGCAGCGCATCGCTGAACGCGACCACCCGTATTTCGAACGTGGGTCCGACCGCGCTCATTGGTGCCACCGACAGCAACGGCCTGCTTGAACTGCTCGCGCCTGACATCGAGAACCGCGACGACACCACGGCCACCGACACGCAGGCGACCACCGCGATTTTCGGTCTTGGCCGGGTCGTGCTCGCGGGCGGCAAGGACGCAAACGGCAATTACACCAACGCGAACCTGATCGACAACGTGTCGGCGCTCATCCAGTCCTCGGCTGACATGGCGATGTACTCGAATCAGGTCACCAACACGCGACGCGTGATGACGACCGACGGGGCCTACACCGAAGCGGTTGATCCGTCGATCATCGAGCAGCTTGGTATCAGCCTGTCGGGATGTACGGCCGCGTACATGGCCGCATGCGGTCCTGGTAATCCGCAGGTCATGGGCATCCAGTTTGATCCGACCGCTTCCAACTACGATCCCGCCGTCATCGCTGCATTGCAGGCCGGGCCTGGCGGCATGCCGACCAATCCGCCGCACGGCGGCCAGTGGAACAGTACGTACCAGTACACGACCTATACGGGCGTGGCGCTCGGGAACCTGATTACTGCCATCAGCCCGAAGGCGCAGATCATGTCGGGTGGCAATCTGGACCTGTCGAATGTGGGCCTGTTCCAGAACTACTGGAGCGCGGTGGCCGCCGTGGGCAACATTGCGATGCCGGCCTCCCTCGACGCGAATAGCTGGGCCGGACAGCTTGCGCCCGGTGTGCAGGTGACGTACTCGGGCCAGTATCACTACGATAACTACGACAATAGCGAATACAACTGGCAGTTGCCGTTCGGCAATGCGACATTCGTCACCTCCAATCCGGGCGGCTACCAGGTGGCCCCGGCTGACGTCAAGGTCTACGGTCTGCCCGCCTACGAATCCACCTGGGGCGCGGGCGGCACGATTTCCGGTAACGGTGTCAGCATCAACAATACCGCCGGTAACGCTGGCATTCCGTCGCTCGGCCTGGTCAACGGTCAGTCGATCTCGGGCGTCAATGTCGGCTCGGTTAGCGGCAGCGCGAACGGCACAAAGAGTGGTTCAGCTTCTGTCCAGGGCAACGCAACCCAGGTCGATCCGGTCATAGCACACGCGACGGCGGTGAGCGTCCTGAGCAACCTGTCGGTTCCCCAGGGCGGCCTGTTCAGTCGCGATACGGCACCGAACGCGCCGTATCTGATCGAGTCGAACCCGGCCTTTACGAGCGCGAAATCGTTCATTTCAAGCGACTACTATCTCCAGCAGCTTGGCCTGAATCCGCAGACGGTGGAGAAGCGCCTGGGCGATGGTCTTTACGAGCAGCAGCTCGTGCAGAACCAGATCACGTCGCTGACCGGCAAGGCCGTGCTTGGCCCCTACACCGATACGCAATCGATGTATGAGTCGCTGATGGCCGCGGGCGCTTCGCTTTCCGAATCCCTCAACCTGCCGCTGGGCATGGCGCTGTCTCCCGCACAGGTTGCGGCCCTGACGACCAACGTCGTCATCATGCAGACCGAGATTGTTGACGGGCACTCGGTACTGGTGCCGGTCGTCTATCTCGCGCAGGCCAGCCAGCAGAACATGAACGGGCCGCTCATCACGGCGACCGACATCGACCTCCAGAACGCGCAGACCTTCACGAACAGCGGCACGATGCAGGCCAGCAATTCGTTGACGATCAACGGCAAGTCGATCGACAACGCGTTCGGCACGCTGCAAAGCGGTGGCCTCATGTCGCTGACGACAACCGGGGACGTGAATTTTACCTCCGCGACGGTAAACGCCGGAAGTCTGGCGCTGAATGCGGGCGGCAATCTGCTGCTGAACACGGCAACGAATACGGTGAACCAGGTCAGCGCAACGGGTGCCACGCGAACCACGACCACGCTTGGCCCCATCGCGAACCTGAACGTCAAGGGCGATGCTGCGATTGTGACGGGAGGCAACGTCGAGCAGAACGGGGCCAACCTGAACGTGGGCGGTAACCTCGGCATGGCCGTTGGCGGCAACTACGACATCGGCACCGTGCAGACCGGCGAGCAGAAAGTGGTCCATGGCGCGAACGGCGTGTCGGATACGAACATCAATAGCGCGACTGGCAGTTCGGTGAACGTCGGTGGCATTTCGCAGATCGGTGTCGGCGGCAACCTGACCGCGACCGGTGCGAATATTAACCTCGCTGGAGGCGGTATCGTTGCGGCGAAGGGTGACGTGACGCTCCAGGCCGCCACCACCACTTCCACCGTCGATAGCAGCAGCGCGGGTAGCGATCATCACGGCAGCTATTCGGCGTCGATGCACACCTCCGACGATACATTGACTGCGACGACGCTTAAGGCCGGTAACTCGCTGATCGTGGCCTCTGGCAACGATATCAATGTCGCCGGTAGCACGATCAGCCTCGCCCAGGGGGCCGCGACGCTTGCGGCAACGAACAATGTCAACATCGGTGCAGCCACTGAAACGCGTGTCGACAATTCGCAGGAGCAGCACAGTCACAGCAATGTGGTGAGCGGCAAGGAAGTTTCGAGTTCGAGCGATACGACCACGACGATTTCACAGGGCAGCCTGATCTCTGCCGATAGCGTGGCAATCTCAAGCGGAAAGGATATCAACGTCGCAGGCAGCGCTATCGTCGGCACGAATGACGTGGCATTGAGCGCTGCGCACGATGTGAATATCACCACGTCGCAGGACACCATGCAGTCGTCGAGCAGCTACCAGGAGAAGGATTCGGGCCTGGGGGCAAGCGGCCTGAGCGTCACGGTTGGTACCCGGCAGACCGCAACCACGGACCAGCAATCGTCCGTTACGAACAACGCCAGCGTAATCGGTTCATCGACCGGCAACGTTTCGATTACGGCAGGACACAATGTTGGCATTTCCGGTAGCGAGGTCGTTGCGGGCGGTGATGTGGCGCTGACCGGCCAGAACGTCGCCGTCAATGCTGCCTACGACACCTACAAGGACAACCAGACGCAGCAGACCAGCCAGTCGGGCCTGAGCGTTGGCCTCGGCGGTGGCCTCCTGAGCCTCGGCCAGCAGATGGCGTCTACCGTGCGCCAGGGCGTCCAGTCGGGTGATTCGCGCCTCACAGCGGTACAGGGTGTGGCGGCGGCCGAAATGGCCTACCAGAATCGCGGCGCTATCGGCAATGCAGCCAGCGGCCTCGCGAACGGTGACGCCAGCGCAGCGACGCAAGGCGTCCAGTTGCAGATCAGCGTCGGGTCGAGCCACAGCAGCAGCAATTCCAGCACGTCGATTACGACCGCGAAAGGCTCCTCGATCATCGGTAACGGCAACGTGACCGTGACGGCCACCGGCGCACCAGACGCAAACGGCAACGCGCAGGCGGGCACGGGTGACATCACCATGACCGGCGCAACCGTGACCGGGAAAAACGTCACGCTGGATGCGAACAATGCGATCACGCTGCAAAGCGCGCAGAGCACCGAAACAGACACCAGTTCGAACAGTTCGAGCGGCTGGAATGCGGGTGTTGGGATCGGCGTAGGCAAGAGCACCGGAATCAGCGTCTTCGCCAACGGGCAGAACTCGCACGGCCAGGGTAACGGCAGCAGCGTGACCCAGGACAATACAACCATCGCGGCGGGCGACACGCTCACGATGAAATCCGGTGGCGATACGACGCTTGCAGGCGCGCAGCTTTCAGGCAACACGGCCAAGGTGGACGTTGGCGGCAACCTGACGATGACGAGTCTCCAGGATACCTCGACCTACAGCAGCAACCAGCACAGTAGCGGTGCGAGCGGTACGCTGACCTTTGGCTACGGCAGCAACGTGGATGCCTCGATCAGTCATACCGGCATCGACAGCAACTATGCGTCCGTGAACCAGCAGACAGGGATCGTGGCTGGCACTGGTGGCTTCGACGTGAACGTGGCGGGTCATACGCAGCTTAACGGCGCCGAGATTGCGAGCGCGGCCCCTGCCGCGAACAACAGCCTGACGACGGGAAGCCTTGGTTTTACCGACGTTCAGAATACGATGTCGTATTCCGGCTCGACGCAAGGGTTCTCGCTCTCGGGTGGGCCGAGCTTTGCGCAGACCAGCGACAGCGCAAGTGGTACGACGCATGCAGCGGTGAGCCCGGGCACGATTACGGTGAAGTCCGACCAGCAGAGCGGTACGGACAGCACGGCGGGCCTGTCGCGTGACACGGCCAATGCAAACCAGACCGTGCAGAACACGTTCAACCTGCAACAGGTTCAGAACAACCTCGCGTTCGCTCAGGCGTTTGGCAAGACTGCAACCTATGCGGCTGGCCAGATTGCGGACCAGCTTGAGAACAACAATCCGGCCTTTGCCGAGGGCGGCGCTGCGCGCGATGCGATGCATGCGGCGGTCGCTGCTATCGGCGCAGCGCTGGGAGGCGGCAACATCGCAGGTGCGGTGGGCGGTTCGCTCGCGGGTGACGCGTTGCAGTCGCTGGCGCAGCCGATCATCGAGCAGGCTGTTGCGCTGGTGCCAGTCGAAGATCAAACCGCTTTGCGCAATGCACTTAATCAGGTTGTCTCTGCGGCAGGCGGTGCGGCTGGAGGTGCACTGGCAGGCGGCGGATCGTCGGGCGCGATTGCGGGTGCAGGTTCGGCGTCGAACAACGAAGTGTTCAATCGTGAACTGGATCAAAGTGAGGCCCAGAAGCTCAAGCAGTCGCAGGCAGGACAAACGCCGGAAGAGCAATACAAGCTCGCCGCAGCCGAATGCGCGCTGGTCCATTGCGCCGATGGCGTGCCGTCTAGCGACCCGCAGGCGGCCACCTTGCAACAAATGCAAGATGACGGCGAGAAGTTTACGGCGGAGCAGGCCCAACTCAAGGCGGCTGGAGCATTCGACGGCTACGATACATTTGGCGATGCGCTTGTCGATGCGTATAGCAAATCGCAGACGATGAACCGAGTGAACGGTGCGGTACAGGGCGTTCTGGGAGCCGCAGGCGCAGCAGCACTGGTAGCAGCAGGTTGTGAGACTGGCGTAGCGTGCGGTGTTGCCGTTACGGGTGCGGTGACCGCTCTGGACTACTCGAAAGCGGGCTTTACGGAGGCGACAACCGGGATTCTGACGCCAACATATGGTGAACAGGCGCTTCAGTCACTCGGGTTGAGTCCAGGGTCAGCGGCGCTCGCTTACGCAGGCCTGAGTCTGGGCACTGCGGCTGGAAGTACGGCGCTGGCAAATCAGGCTGCGGCAACGAGCAATGCCGAAGCGCTCGCGGCACAGATAAACAATTTCTATCGTGATGGTGCTTCTCCTGAACTACTGACGCAGGCATACAATCAGGCTGCGCTCAGTTCGACGCACAACGCGTCGTCGTCGGAAGTGATTTTGGGCCCATACGTTGCAGGAAGCGCGAGCTCATATGACGCCGTGGCTCAAGCGCAAGGTGCGACGTATTTTTCAATGTCAGACTGGAGTTCAGTGCAGAGCCAACTCGGTGCTCAGAATATGTGGAATATCAATCAAGCGTTCCTCGATCAGCAAATTGCTGAAGGTAAGAGTTTTGCATTTACTATAGATCCGACAGCAGCTAGAGCAAGCTCATACACCGAAATGGAAGTCCAATACCTGCAAAGCAAGGGTTATTCATTTAAACAAGGTGAAGGAGGTCTTTATTATGCAACTAAAAAATGA